The genome window CCGACCCTAGGACCCTTCCGATTACACCTAAGTAATTAGATTGACGCGTCGGGGGAAAATGTTATGAAACTTCGGGGCGGCCAAAAGTGGTGGGCGGAAGATATGGGCACTGAGAAAGGGAACCAACATGAGCGAGCCCGACTGCTCGGATGACGACTACAGCAGGGAGGATAAATTGGAGATGGAACTAGGCTCAGGACCTGTTAATTTCCGTTAAGATGTGATTCAAGGCCTTGCCGGAGACGAGGAGGCCTTGATTCGATGAGCGATCTGTTTTGCTGAGCGAGCGCCAGATGGCGCGGATATCGCCGTTTTTTCCTTGTCGCATGGGGTGCCGCGCGTCGACGACCGCCGTGTGGTGAGCGGCATCGTTTACGTCATCAAGCACGGCCTTCAGTGGAAAGACGCGCCGAAGGCGTATGGCCCGCACAAGACTCTCTACAACCGCTTCATCCGCTGGAGCAGGCTCGGCGTGTTCGACCGCATCTTCGCGAGCCTTGCGGGAGAGGGGCGCAGTCCAGAGCGCATCATGATCGACGCGACCCACCTCAAGGCACTCCGCAGGGCGGCGAGCGTGCTCAAAAGGGGCTTTACCCCGCTTTATCGGACGAACGAAGGGCGGCCTGAACTCGAAGCTGCACGCGGTCTGCGACGAAAAAGGTCGGCCGCTCGTCCTGCTTCTCACCGAGGGGCAGTTGAGCGACCACAAGGGCGCGGCGCTGGTGCTTGATGCGCTGCCGGATGCTCACGCGCTGATCGCCGACAAGGGCTATGACAGCGCATGGTTCCGGCAAGCCCTTGAAGACAAGGGCATCTCGCCTTGCATCCCGTCGTCCAGAAGCCGCAAGCGGCTAAATAATGAGTCCTGAGCTTAGATCAAGACCTTGATCGGATCATGACAAAACTAAAATGCCGTACATTCCCCGCGGAACCCGTGGCGTAGTCGATCAACTTCCCTCGAAAGAGATAATGTTCTGAAGAAGCTCGAAGCGATCCTCAACCGATGACGCTACTGCAATACCGAATGCTTCGATTCCTAAAAACAGCGGCCGCACCTCCCCGGGCGGAACCGAGACTTCCCCTACGCAGTTCCATTCTAATGAGACAACGCCGTCCTTGACTATCGCAGTGACGAAATGCCATTTCCTATTATCGATGCCCGTGAGCTCTGTCGTGCAGGCTTGCTCGTTCACAAACTTCACAGTTGCTTGGCTGGGCAACGGGAACTTGAGCTTCATGGCCACTACAACACGGGTGTTGTTCTGCTCCGAGACCGCGAAGCGGATCGACGCATTGCGGCTGCACGTCCAACTGCCCCACGTTTCGACCGGATGCCATCCCTTTATCCTCACCAAGGACGCAGCCGCTGAAGCTAGAGCCGTGCGAGTCGCCTGATCCCGCTGTTCGGTGCCGATCGGATAGATCCAAGCAGGCTTCGGTGCGAAATAGGCGCGCTGTGCTGCATCAGCCGACACCGATTGCTTCGCCGCCAGTCCCTTGCATAGGGTTGCGGTGACCTCCGCCCAGCTGACCGGTCGGAATTCCGATCGGATCCGATCGACCCAATCCTCCAATTCTGCTGGGTTTGTGAACAGTTTGCGGAAGATAGCCAGCCCTGAACTCAGGTCGTAGGGATCGAAGTAACGAACGAAGTCGCCTCCGACCTCTGGGATGGAACTGCTGTTGGACGCAACGCAAGGGCGCCCGTACGCGAGACTTTCACCAACCGGCAGCCCCCAGCCCTCCACGAAGCTAGGAAAGACAGAAAATTCGCAGTTCTTGTAAAGATATGCTAGATCGGGGTCGCTGATCGAGTCGAGGACAGTAACGCGGCCCTGTAAATATTCGGATTCTTCAAGCTGCTGCTTGAGATCGTGCACGCGCCATCCCCACCGCCCGACGATGACAAGATTTGGCGGCTGCAAACCCTCGTCGATCAATCGCCGCCAGGCGCTGATCAGATACTGATGGTTCTTGCGTATCTCGATCGTACCTACGCAGAGAACATATTTGTCGCGCGTCAGGTCGAGCACATTCGGGTCGACCGACGCTTCATCGGCATTGATAGACTCGATCTCATGCGCCAGCTTCACGGCTGAAATCGGCATGGATCGCTGAAAATTACTTTCAACAAACGATCTATATTCGTTGGCGACGAATTCCGATATTGTGAAGGCGAAATCGCACAATGGAGTAAGTTCGTAGAGGTTTTTGGTGAACCCTTCGGCAAGGTCCCGGGTTACAAACTGCCTGTGTGCGACGGGGATCAGGTCATAGATATAAACTCCGACAGAAACGCCTTTTTCCCTGATATTGATAAGTATTCGCTCGTAAGATGGTGAGACCCAAAAAGCGCCTATAATGAAATAAACGTCACCACCCCTGATGTCGGCGGCGCGCGGAGAGGAGATGCAAGCGGTAAGCGCAGCGTCGACCTCTTCCCGCGTTTTTTCCGATGACGTGACGATATCGACGACGGTCATCAGATTGTCGATATTAATCTCCACGATGCGCTGACGTTGCCAATCGATAGTAACGAAACCGACATCTGCGTATAGCTCCGAATTCCTGTTCTGGTACACGCCGCGAATGAAAGAGGCGATCACACGCTGGATGCCAGACACATGCAAATGCGCACGGAGGTAAAACAATAAATCGGTGACGTCTATGTGGAGAGACCTGTGCTTGGCGGCAGCAATCCAGTCGACTCTCACGCCCAGTGCGTTCAGTTCCCGCGCGGCACTGGTGAGATCTGGGTCGAGCGTCAAGGCAGCCTTATAGCTTAAAATTGCCTCGCCCCGTCGGCCCTGCATCTTCAGCGCATGAGCACGCTGAAGATGCACGTCCGCATCACCAGAATTCATTGCGACCGCCCGGTCATAGGCCGCGAGTGCAACGTCGAACAGCCGCGCCTCCTTTGCGCAATTGCCTTTCTGGACCCAAATGCCGAAATCGTCCGGGTGCCTGTCCAGATGCGCCCCATAATGCTCTACCGCCGCCGCCCATTGCCCCGCGTCGCGCGCTTTGTCGCCGAGCGCACGCGCGCCCTGATTGGAGGCAGACTCGTTCCATTTTAACATTTTCGATTATACCCTCGACACAGTTTCCCTATAGGCGATGCCATGCAACCAGGATAAATTACGACGCCCCTAAAAGCGATCTGTCTGTTCGGCCCAGCCTCGTGCGAATGAACCGCAGTCTTTGGCCGCATGACTCGACGTGAGCTCATCAACATCGAATAGAGCAAGGATCAGCTGATATCGCAATCGTCGATAATCATGAATAACGACCGTTGTTCTCGAAGAGCACCAGTGCGGCTGTCAATGCACACTCCATGCGTCGACGACCATCTGTGAAGATGAAATCAAACGGGTAAGCCGGGGAAAGGTATAGGTGGAATAATTAAGACCTTTATCGCCCTGGCCGAGGCACGGCCCCTTTCATCCACGACGCACGCTTGAGGCCGCGTCGTCTCTGAAAATAATTGGCGTATGTCCTGAACCCGGTTCGAGAAAATACCCCGCCGTGCCCGATACGTGAGTCTCCAGCACGCGACGAAATTCGCTAAAATATTCACCTTCACACTGAGATGACGCGAAAAATTTTGCCTTTAAACTCGAAGGCATTGGCAATTATCTGTCTGCTCCTCCCTGAAAGAACGGTAGCTGCTGGTTTGGCTGCAGTCAATGCGAGCAAACTTTGCACGTCTATGCTGATCGTCGTGTGGAGGGTGGCGCAACTAGGCTCAGGACCTGTTAATTTCCGTTAAGATGTGATTCAAGGCCTTGCCGGAGACGAGGAGGCCTTGATTCGATGAGCGATCTGTTTTTGCTGAGCGAGCGCCAGATGGCGCGGATATCGCCGTTTTTTCCTTTGTCGCATGGGGTGCCGCGCGTCGACGACCGCCGTGTGGTGAGCGGCATCGTTTACGTCATCAAGCACGGCCTTCAGTGGAAAGACGCGCCGAAGGCGTATGGCCCGCACAAGACACTCTACAACCGCTTCATCCGCTGGAGCAGGCTCGGCGTGTTCGACCGCATCTTCGCGAGCCTTGCCGGAGAGGGGCCCAGGCCAGAGCGCATCATGATCGACGCGACCCACCTCAAGGCACACCGCACGGCGGCGAGCCTGCTCAAAAAGGGGCTTTACCCCGCTTTATCGGACGAACGAAGGGCGGCCTGAACTCGAAGCTGCACGCGGTCTGCGACGAAAAAGGTCGGCCGCTCGTCCTGCTTCTCACCGAGGGGCAGTTGAGCGACCACAAGGGCGCGGCGCTGGTGCTTGATGCGCTGCCGGATGCTCACGCGCTGATCGCCGACAAGGGCTATGACAGCGCATGGTTCCGGCAAGCCCTTGAAGACAAGGGCATCTCGCCTTGCGTCGCAACCCGATACGATCGATGCGCCCACACTTTCTTTTCCGCCATACTCATCGCCGCAACCGTCATCTTCTGGTTGCCTAAATAATGAGTCCTGAGCCTAGCTTGTGGATTATAGTCGATATCAAGATGGATGTGGTTGCGCTTGAAAAGAAGCTTATGCAAGCTCCGACTTCACTCAACTCCCATAACGGCGAAACATGAGTTCGCGACATGACCTGCCTAGCCGACGGAGCGTTATCGCATCTTGCTTGGCTGTGGGCATTGATATGGCGCTTTTGCCGTTGGCTTATGCGCAAGATTTTCATCGTCCCGCTGGCCATAGCTTGCATCGAAAGTTCGTCTCGGCCTTTGATTTCGGCGCTCAGGGCGACGGGATTTCGGACGATACAGCCGCCCTGCGGAATGCGTTGGCCACGGCCGCGCCAGTGGATCTAGGGTGTGGCCGGTTTCGCCTCACCAGCGGGCTGAGCCTCTGGCCCGGGCAAGTCCTGCAAGGCGCCAGTTCACGCTGTTCCTCTATTATTGTCGATCACGTATTCGACCGTTCAGCACCCGCCGTCATCGACATTCGAGGGCCGGAGCCCGGTGGTGAGGTTCGCGACCTGACGATCAGCTTCGCTCAGCCCGACGCTGGTGAGCGCGCTGTTTTGTTACCCTACCCGCCCGCCATCCGAGCTCAGGCGACGCCGCGCTTCAAATTATCACGCCTACGCGTGGAGCGCGCGCGCATCGGCCTCGATATGCGCGGCAATTCTGGGGGCGCGACGATCGACGATCTCGAGATCAGCGCCTTCGACCGCGCGGTGTGGATCGACGGCGCGCTCGACAGCGTGAAGATCTCTAAGCTGCATGTCTGGCCTTTCGGGATCACTCAGGCGCAGCGCGCGATTTATGACGACGCCGTGAACGAGGGTTTGCGTATCGCGCGCTGCGACGATCTGCATTTGTCCGATAGCATCATTTTTGGACTGCGCAAGGCAGCGATCTTTCATCGCAGCGACGCTGGCGACGCCTTCGGAACGATTTCGAGCGTCGATTTCGACCATTGCGGTGGCCTAATCTGCGAGGCTGCTAATCTGCGCGTAGTCGGCTGTCTCTTTACGCTGGGCGTTCCCGATGGCGTCTGGATGCGGGCCGGTAAGGGGCAAGTCAACGTGGTCGGATCATGGTTCCATGCAAGAAAGACCCTCGCCAGCCCCGGGATCGCCAGCACCGGCTCAGGGCTATTGTCGGTATCCAGTTGCGTCTTCAATACCGGCGACACCGACTTCGTCCATATCGCCCTTGAACCGGGAACTACATTCAACCTCGCCGCACTCACTTTCGCTAAGGCTCAAGGCAAGAGTTACGCGCAACCTCTCATCCTGGCGAGAGAGAGAGCTTCTGGGTCGATGTCGGGCCTCGTTGCTACTTCGACGAGCGGCGGCGAGTTGGTGCGGCGCGACGCTCATCACTCTGCCTCGTTGCCTCCGACCGTACAGATCATAGGGGTAGAGGCGCCTGGCTGGCGCACGCCCGGTTAAGAGGACTTCGGAACGGCTCGGCACGGTCTGTCATCGTCCGAAGGAGGTTTGGCTGGACCCCTTTTTAGAGCGGCTTTCGACCTCTATTTATCGCTTTGGAGGCTTCCCACCGAGCGCGAATTCTGATTAAGATTCCGTGCTGAAGCAGTCATTAACAGGCTGCTGAAAAACTCCAAAACTCCCTAATTGACGGGCGTCAATCAGCTTTCGAATGCGCATTGCCTCACGCTCGCCAGCTTTAAGTCCCGACCATCGTGAATAAGACGGGTTAGAGCGCTGTGGACGTCCTTCAAAATGCAGGCTAATAACTCGCTTCGAAGGTTAGAAATGCGGCCGAGGAATGACACGACATGGCGCAACCATCTCCGGTTTTGGTGATTTCGTATAATCGTCCCGACTATTTATCTAAGGTATTAGAGTCCGTTGTGCCCCAATTGGGGGAGAGGCGCATTGCATTGTTTCAAGATGGCTCATGGAGCGACTCTCTTGGCAAACATAAGACAGACCCGGAGCTTCAGGACAAGTGCGTCAGCTTATTTATTGAAAAATTTCCATTTGGAGAATATTTTCGAAGCGATAAGAATATAGGTACGGCTCTAAATATTGATCGCGCTGAACGTTATGCTTTCGAAACGCTCGGAGCGGACAGCGCCATCTTTCTGGAAGACGACCTCGTCCTTGGTCCCGCATATTTCAAG of Rhodomicrobium vannielii ATCC 17100 contains these proteins:
- a CDS encoding glycoside hydrolase family 55 protein, producing the protein MGIDMALLPLAYAQDFHRPAGHSLHRKFVSAFDFGAQGDGISDDTAALRNALATAAPVDLGCGRFRLTSGLSLWPGQVLQGASSRCSSIIVDHVFDRSAPAVIDIRGPEPGGEVRDLTISFAQPDAGERAVLLPYPPAIRAQATPRFKLSRLRVERARIGLDMRGNSGGATIDDLEISAFDRAVWIDGALDSVKISKLHVWPFGITQAQRAIYDDAVNEGLRIARCDDLHLSDSIIFGLRKAAIFHRSDAGDAFGTISSVDFDHCGGLICEAANLRVVGCLFTLGVPDGVWMRAGKGQVNVVGSWFHARKTLASPGIASTGSGLLSVSSCVFNTGDTDFVHIALEPGTTFNLAALTFAKAQGKSYAQPLILARERASGSMSGLVATSTSGGELVRRDAHHSASLPPTVQIIGVEAPGWRTPG
- a CDS encoding glycosyltransferase family 4 protein; amino-acid sequence: MLKWNESASNQGARALGDKARDAGQWAAAVEHYGAHLDRHPDDFGIWVQKGNCAKEARLFDVALAAYDRAVAMNSGDADVHLQRAHALKMQGRRGEAILSYKAALTLDPDLTSAARELNALGVRVDWIAAAKHRSLHIDVTDLLFYLRAHLHVSGIQRVIASFIRGVYQNRNSELYADVGFVTIDWQRQRIVEINIDNLMTVVDIVTSSEKTREEVDAALTACISSPRAADIRGGDVYFIIGAFWVSPSYERILINIREKGVSVGVYIYDLIPVAHRQFVTRDLAEGFTKNLYELTPLCDFAFTISEFVANEYRSFVESNFQRSMPISAVKLAHEIESINADEASVDPNVLDLTRDKYVLCVGTIEIRKNHQYLISAWRRLIDEGLQPPNLVIVGRWGWRVHDLKQQLEESEYLQGRVTVLDSISDPDLAYLYKNCEFSVFPSFVEGWGLPVGESLAYGRPCVASNSSSIPEVGGDFVRYFDPYDLSSGLAIFRKLFTNPAELEDWVDRIRSEFRPVSWAEVTATLCKGLAAKQSVSADAAQRAYFAPKPAWIYPIGTEQRDQATRTALASAAASLVRIKGWHPVETWGSWTCSRNASIRFAVSEQNNTRVVVAMKLKFPLPSQATVKFVNEQACTTELTGIDNRKWHFVTAIVKDGVVSLEWNCVGEVSVPPGEVRPLFLGIEAFGIAVASSVEDRFELLQNIISFEGS